The sequence below is a genomic window from Sphingobacterium sp. ML3W.
CCATCAGGTTGGACTTCAAGTATTGCTTCTGCATGGTCATCATAGCTGATAACGTCGATATTATTTTGGGCACAGACATATAAGTAGGACATCATATGACAGGAAGCTAAACTACTCAAAAGGAGGTCTTCCGGATTATATAATGCTGGATCTCCTTTGAACGCTTTTGCGGCTGAGATATCTAGATCGGGTTTGCCTGCTATTGATATCCGATGGGTTTTACTAGAGAATTTTGATGCGTATGGTTGTGCTTTGTTTCGCCATTTTAGTGTGGCTTTAAAAAGGTGTTTGAAAGTCATTTTATTTTGAATTTGGTTCTTTATCAAGAACTGTTATGGTCCGGAATCAATTTTTAGACAATACCACTTTCTTCTTACTTGAATAGACTGTAGTAAAAAATACTTAGGGCTACAGAGATCAGGTTTCCAATCAGGTAGTAATCATTATAAGCAGCTTCTTTTTTGATATTTTCTGGTGTATCTTCTTTATCAGCTCGTTTGAGTCGAGTCCCTAATTTTAGAGCGCCAAAGAGCGTCAGTACATGTGGGAACCCTTGACATAGGCTATAGGTCATAAAAAGACGTTCGAGCACACCCTTAACAGTGGATTTAAGATCAAATTTCTTGTTATTGACAGACTGAGGAGTGAAGATCCAAAATGCAAGACTAAGCAGCAGCTCTGCAACAAGGATGATCAGGATGTTATAAACGAGGTGCATAGGGTAGTTTACTGATTGTTCTTAATATTGCTTTGGTCGCTTCATATGATGAAATATTTAATGTTTTTTCCCGTTTCCAGATTTGGGACCTTGTTTTTTTCACTTGATCAGCAACGATTTTATAATCTTTAAATGTAATAAATGCTTCAATCAATTCATAATCTTTTTCTGGGTTCCACTTATCGATGATATTTTCAAGGATAAGAAAGGTATTGTTCAAAATCGAATCTAAGTCAGTGTTCCCGATCTGTATATAAAATCGTTGTGAGTTGGATTTCATGCTATTGAGTGTATAACGTGCATCGCGTAAGCCATCGCCAAGCATCTCATAAGCGATTTCTTTATTGATTTTCGTTTCGATATCACCATAAAGAAGTACATAGCGCAATTGAAAATCATACCCTTGTCTAATGATTTCTTCTTCTAACTCAAGAATGATGTCCAGCCCGGTCTCTAGATTGCTGACAAGTCCTTGAAATTCGTCTCCTAATGTAATCGTAAGGGGAGAAGGTAGACTATTTTTGTAATCATTATTTATCTTGGCTACGGTCTTCTTAAAGTCAACCATCAACGACGTTTGATTTTTTTGACCACTTCCAATGATATCGCTCATCAATATAAAATATTTCATGATATAGTATCTTTTAACTATTTTATGTCAAATATAGTGAAACAAAACTGTTTATGTCAATAAAAATGAAATGAATGAGTGGAGATATAGTATACATATGAAAAACCCATCATTAGATTACATCATCCACTGCGTACTATTAGGAAGATCGATGCATTTTACCAGTATTTTTAATTAAGTTTATGCTTTAACGATTTTGTAACAGAAATATAAAGCTATGAAAACAACATTGATTATACTGCTCATGTTAATCGCTATTGTGATGATTTATTTGGGTATGAAAGCAGCTATACTACCTCCAATATTGACTGGCGCGGGTTTTATAGTCATTGCGGCTTTGTTTTTAACCGGTGTGAAAAAATAGCTTCACCT
It includes:
- a CDS encoding OsmC family protein, whose protein sequence is MTFKHLFKATLKWRNKAQPYASKFSSKTHRISIAGKPDLDISAAKAFKGDPALYNPEDLLLSSLASCHMMSYLYVCAQNNIDVISYDDHAEAILEVQPDGSGRFIEVRLNPRVTIAHPAQMTLAINLHTKANQLCFIANSCNFPVLHNPTCKVI
- a CDS encoding SatD family protein, with translation MKYFILMSDIIGSGQKNQTSLMVDFKKTVAKINNDYKNSLPSPLTITLGDEFQGLVSNLETGLDIILELEEEIIRQGYDFQLRYVLLYGDIETKINKEIAYEMLGDGLRDARYTLNSMKSNSQRFYIQIGNTDLDSILNNTFLILENIIDKWNPEKDYELIEAFITFKDYKIVADQVKKTRSQIWKREKTLNISSYEATKAILRTISKLPYAPRL